In the Candidatus Roizmanbacteria bacterium genome, AAGGAGATAAAATCATTCTTTCTCACAGTTCCAATCTTATACTTTAGCCTTTTTACATCAAGTAATCTTATTTGAGAAAGTATTGCCGTACTTCTAACACCTTTGTTAAAAGATAGAACGAAGTTAAATGGTCTATTTGGCTTGACTCTTTTGGTTAATGGAATTGCCCAGCATATTTCGTTATTGAATTTTTTCAACACTATAACTGGGCGTAGATAAGAATCTCCCCGTCCATCCTGTTCAAAGCCTACGTTTTCTCCTAAGTGACAGAACCAGACCTCTCGTTCACTAAAAAATACACGATCTTGATTGTTATTTATTCGTTTTTTCTCCTTGTGCCACTTCAGATAATTTTTATCCATATCTCATATCTACCAAAGAGCGTTGTGATTGTCAGTCGCTTATATGCTACAAAACAGTTATTTTAGGTTGTTGGACAAGTATATTTACGCATATAAATCTTCGAGTTCTTTGATGGCGCCAAAGGAGATTCGGTCAAGTACCTCACTATTCATTCCCATCATAATCGCCGGAGTGACCACGTACTCACCATATCGATCATTGATCATGTCAACAGCCTCCGAGACCTTACGGTCCTTGTTCGCATACTCAAAGAGCTCGTCCTGCGACGCGTTGGAGTCCACCAGTCCGTAACAGCTTATGGTAATTTTAGAAATTGGTTTTTTTGCTGGCTGGAGATTGAGAATGTAGAGCGCGCGCTTAAAAAACTCCTGAGTTGTGTACGCTTCGGTGTGAAAGGTCTTACCCTTGTGCCAGTAGGTACCGTCGTTATAGATCATCCCCACATGAAAGCCGTGTGCCGCCTTCTGTACCCCACGCACTCGCCGCCCCATCTTCTCAACGAGCTTCATCACGATTCGTGCAACTTCCTTAGGATCATTGGTGTGTTTTTTTAGCGCATAGTCCTGTCCATAAGACTTGCGGGTAAACTCCACATCGTCCATCTCAAATCCGCGCAAACGGAAGTACCAGTACTTGCCCACAATTGACTGGAAGACCTGTTTGCGAAGCGTAATCTCTGAGGAGTGTAAAAACTCAAGCGGGGTGAAGATACCATTTGCATTCAGCCGAGCCTCATATCTTTTGTTAATACCATTAAGATCGATCAGCGTAACTTTGGAATATATATCTAAGAGATTTCCGTGATCGACAATATCGAGTCCGTCCGGCTTGTGAAGTGAGGCGGCAAGTTTGGCTAGAAAGCGGTTGGTACTAATCCCAACATTGCAGCTTATCCAGTCCCCTATCTCCTGACGAAAGCGTAACTTAATTTCTTTGGCAATCGTGACAAGATCGATGTTGAGATGCTCCATGCCGTGAAAGTCGATGATAAGCTCATCGATGCTTTTGGGTGCAACATTGGGCGAGTAGTCACGGCAGATATTTCTAAACTTGATGTGCACATCTCGCACCAAGACCGGATCGGATGGTCGCACGATAAGATCTGGAAAAAGAAGTTTTCCCTCACGTACCGTCATGCCGGTTTTGATGCCGTAACGCTTTGCCTCGATAGATGGGGCCAAGATACAACCATTGGGCGTGGTGTATGCTGCAATCGCAATCGGCTTCCCCCGCAGATGCGGAAAGGCTTGCTGAATGCAGGTGGCAAAACACGAGTTGAGGTCGATGTGCATGACCAGCGGACTGTTCTTGTTAATTTGTAGTTCCATCTGTTACCTCCTTTAAAATCCAGTGGAGCGTATCGCTGTTAAACTCCAGTCGCATATCGATGTTCTCGGTTGAGACATTAAAGATATGGGTTATGACTCTCCCCTCGCGGGACTTGTGGTAATACGCAAGTTTTTCAACAAGATAGCTTCGCCCTTGCCACCGCACCTTATAGGGCATCGCTCCTTTTTCTCGATTGTATACCGTGATTACCTCTACTCGTTCATTTATTTGTTCGTTCATACTCGTCTCCCCTTTCACGCGCCATATATATACTAGTGAACGACTGTTCACTAAGTCAAGGGGAAATTACTATCGTGCTATAATCTTCTGTATGTGCGGGCGATTTCAGATCGATACCAATAAAGAGGAGATCGAAAAACATTATGGTATGGAGTTGGGGTCCGCATTCAAGTCTCGCTACAACGCTGCTCCCTCTCAAGAAATACCGGTGGTGACCGATGATAAGATCGAGTTTAAGAAATGGGATCTTCCTTTGAAGTTTGGTGATAAATTTATTCGTAACTTGGCAAATATCCGAGACGATAGTTTAAGGAAGGGGTGGGCAAAGCGATTCTTGGGTCAGCGATGTTTGGTTCCTTCAACTGGTTACTACGAATGGAAAACTACGGCAGATGGCAAGGTCCCTTACTACTTTGGTCTGAAAAAGCATAGGCTGTTTTCCTTTGCCGGATTGTACGACGGCGATACCTTTGCTCTAATTACTACCACTGCCTCAAAGCAAACAAGCTCAGTGCATAAAAGGATGCCGGTGATCTTGTCTGAGTCTGATGAAAAACTCTGGGTGAATGCAGACAATGATTTTGAACAGGTGAAATCTTTGGTTAGTCCATTTGAGGGCGAGCTAGAGATCTATCCGATCTCAACCAAGATAAATAATGCGCGACTTGACGTGTCGGATGTTGTTGAGCGAGTGAGCTAGTTCTGCCTTAACTCTAAGCTGAAACTCAGTAGCTGATCTGCCTTAATTCCCTCCTTTTTGCGTATAGCGAATTTAAGAGGGAGGATATAGGATCCCGTTTCTTTATCGGGAAAGATGGAGGTTTCCCAGACGGTCTCCCCTACGGTCACTCTCACGCGTATCGCTCCAAATCCTCGTCGGATTGGGCTTTGATATTTTTTAATGTCGGCAGCATCTTTTTTAGGAAGGGTGACAAAATGCCAGCTCGACGGTCCTTGCCACATCCATACTCGGGATTTGCATATATATGTAAGTGGCTTCATAGCTCTATTATAGTGATCGAGTGGTAAAATATAGCTGTAGGAGAGGTCGCACCCCAAAGGGGCCCCGTTGGGGTAGTGGCCCGTTGGGCCGGCCGAGATATGTTTTATCTTTATTTTTTGCAGAGTGAAGTAAGTAAAAAATATTATATCGGAGTAGCTTCCAATGTTCTAATAAGACTTGGTGAGCATAATAAGGGTGGCACTAAATCAACAAAACCATACCGTCCTTGGAAAATAGTATATATAGAGAAGTATTTAACGAAGCAAGAAGCGATGAAGCGTGAATGGCATTTAAAACATCCCAAGGGATTTCTGGATAAAAAATCTATAATAAGTAAGTTGAAAGCTAATGGAGAGGTCGCATAGTGGCCGAGTGCGCACGCTTGGAAAGCGTGTAAGGGTAACACCTTCGCGGGTTCGAATCCCGCTCTCTCCGCCATCCTTCGCCAAGGCTTCGGATGGCAAGCCTAAGTGAATGATGTATTGTTGACGGAGCGCACTAAAACCCAACTTTTGTAACTATATCCAAAATTACTAAAGCGTTTGATGCTGCTGTATAGTAAGTAATACGCGAATTTAAATATGAATTTATACTAAAAATAGTATGAACGATACAATGCAAAAAAATAAATTAGGCAATAGTGACTTGAAGGTTTCCCAATTAGGCTTAGGTTGTATGGGGATGAGTGAATTTTATGGCAGTCATGACGATAACGACTCAATAAAAACAATTCATTACGCTTTGGAAAACGGTATCAACTTTTTTGATACTGCCGATATGTATGGTTTGGGGGCTAATGAGATGTTGTTGGGAAAGGCTTTGCAGGACAGAAGGGATAAAGCGGTTATAGCTACTAAGTTTGGCGTTTTAAGAGGAGATGATGGTTCTTTTCCCGGCCTTAATGGAAAACCTGAATACGTAAAACTCGCTTGTGAAAAAAGCCTTCAGAGATTAAAAGTTGATCAAATAGATCTTTACTATCTGCATAGAGTTGACCCAAACACTCCAATAGAAGATACGGTCGGCGCTATGTCTGAATTAGTAAAAGAGGGGAAAGTTAGATATATCGGGTTATCAGAAGCCTCTGAAGAAATCATAAGAAAAGCTCACAAAGTACACCCAATCACCGCTGTACAAACAGAATACTCTTTATGGAGTAATGATTTGGGAGCAGTTTTCACTGTTTGTAGAGAGCTTAACATCGCCTTAATAGCGTATAGTCCATTAGGAAGAGGTTTTCTCTCTGGAAAGTATAAATCCCGGGATGATTTTGAAAAAGGCGATTTCCGAAGAGACAACCCAAGATTTAGTGATGAAAACATTGCTAAGAATCTAGAAATTGTGGCTAAAGTAGAAGATATTGCCAAATCAAAATCTGCAACTCCGGCACAAGTAGCGTTAGCGTGGGTAATGTCTAAAGGAACTGATGTGTTTCCTCTCACTGGCACAAAGACGATTAAAAACCTAAATGAAAACATAGAATCAACTAATATAAAACTTAAAAAAGATGAAATTGAACAATTAGATAATCTCCAAAGTTTAGTTTCAGGTTCTAGATATTAGTACTCGTGGTATATTTTCCTACAGGAATGAGAAAATATTATAAGGACGGTTGGGTTCCGGACCCACATGCTCCGAAGGTATAATACTTTGAGATGAGTACCGATAAGCAGACCATATCCTACATATTAGAGCTACTTCATAATGACCATCGGTTTTCTGCCCGAGCGATGTTTGGCGAGTATGCGCTCTATGCTGACGGGAAGGTAGTGGGCCTTATCTGCGACGATACGCTCTATGTAAAGATCGTACCTGCAAGTAGCGCGCTTGAGCAGGTTTGTGAGAAAGGGTCTCCATATCCGGGCGCAAAACCACATTACGTCCTATCGGAGGAACAACTCAGTTCCCTTTCTCAACTTCCTCAAATTCTGTTTTCTATTGCCAAGTCACTTCCTGAAAAGAAAAAGAAGCTAAAAGCAAACAAATAAAATACTGTTGTTTTTTTATTTACTCTACCTTTATACTCTCACTATGGAAGTAAATTACGTGGCAGTGTTGGTTGCAACAGTGCTTCAGTTTGTGGCTGGTGCTGTTTGGTACTCTGCGCTCTTTGGAAAACTCTGGGCAAAGATGCATGGTTTTGACAAACTTTCAAAAGAAGTTCAGCAGAAAATGATGAAGTCGATGGGACCGATGTATGCGGTGCAGTTTCTGACCACGCTCCTCACGTCCTATGTACTTGGACTTTTTGTGGTCTCACTTCCTTCAGAGTGGCATGCATTTGGCGCAGCTGGTTTCTTTTGGTTAGGATTCGTGCTTCCGACCGTAATCGGCACCGTTATATGGGGTGGCACTGAACCAAAATGGATTGTGAAGAAGATTGCTGTTCAGGCAGGAGCTTTACTGGTCTGCTACATGATTGCCGCTGCGGTTTTTTACTTCATGAGCTAAGAGCTCAGTTCTTCAGATATTTATCAAAAAACTCCACAGAGCGTTGCATGGCGGTGTTGAAGTTGGCCGTGATGTTATGATCGTCACCTTCATAAAGATATATCTCATGTTCTTTTCCCGCCGCTTTAAGCTCTTTGGCATACTCTTCGCTTAGCCGGTAGGTTACGGTTTCGTCCCCTCTTGTGTGATGTATTTGGATCGGAGTCTTCAAAAACTGGAGATGCTTTGCGGGATCTATTTCCTTCCAGTATTCAGGGTTAGATTGAGGTGTACCATGGAGCTCGGTAAACCTAGTTCTGCTCATACGCCACTGTTGTTGCTGCTGTACCGTCGCTTCATTGGTATTTCTTCTTCGGTTAAACCAAAGTTCGTACATATCGTCGTATGTTCCGACCACGCCACCCCAAATGACAGCTGCTTTTATGTCTCCACTGACAACAACGGCTCGTTGTGTAATGTTCCCGCCTAGTGAGTGCCCCCACATACCAATTTTGTTTGGATCCGCGTCTTTATACTGTTTGATACTGCCCAAAGCATTGAGAACGTCAACGGTGTATGCTGGAGAAAAGTAGGCTCCCTCTGGATTGCCTTCTGAGCTTCCATGTCCTCGATAGTCTGGTTTGAATACTATGTATCCTTGGTTTGCGAAACCGTTTACGTATGCAGTGTAACGTTCATTGGTGCGATACTGAGCAGGCGGAATATATCCGTGGTTGAAGATAATTACAGGCCATCCAGTTGCGGGCTTTTCGCCTGTTGGAACAGTGAGAAGTGCATTAATTTTAAGTCCTTCGGATTTGTAGGAAGCTATGTACTCGGTATGAGCGCCTGAGACGCCAAGATTCTGTTCGATTACTATTTGAGAACCGAGATACTTCACGCTTCTCATGCGGTCTATTGAGAGAGGCTCCGTACTGATTGAGCCTCCTTTATTTTCTCCAATCATGTCGGGAGAAAGAGACGCTGAATTTAGAGTAGGGGTATTAAACAGTCTGAATAGGAAGTAGGAAGCGACCAAAACAGAAGCAATAAATATTAGTCGAATAAATACCTTCATGTTGTGGGCGAGAGAGGACTCGAACCTCCACGCTTTTTACGGCACAGGTTCCTAAAACCTGCGTGTATACCAGTTTCACCACTCGCCCTAGGTCTTAGAGCTCGAAGCGTTAACCTGGAGCTTAAGACCTACTTCTATTATACCACTTGTTTCTAGAGCGTTATTACGCTCTAAAGGATTTTTGACCTTGTCTGAAAAATTAGCAGACAGCACGATGGACTGCTAGCGCTATCTAGTGATAGCTATG is a window encoding:
- a CDS encoding SOS response-associated peptidase encodes the protein MCGRFQIDTNKEEIEKHYGMELGSAFKSRYNAAPSQEIPVVTDDKIEFKKWDLPLKFGDKFIRNLANIRDDSLRKGWAKRFLGQRCLVPSTGYYEWKTTADGKVPYYFGLKKHRLFSFAGLYDGDTFALITTTASKQTSSVHKRMPVILSESDEKLWVNADNDFEQVKSLVSPFEGELEIYPISTKINNARLDVSDVVERVS
- a CDS encoding DUF1905 domain-containing protein — its product is MWQGPSSWHFVTLPKKDAADIKKYQSPIRRGFGAIRVRVTVGETVWETSIFPDKETGSYILPLKFAIRKKEGIKADQLLSFSLELRQN
- a CDS encoding TfoX/Sxy family protein, translating into MSTDKQTISYILELLHNDHRFSARAMFGEYALYADGKVVGLICDDTLYVKIVPASSALEQVCEKGSPYPGAKPHYVLSEEQLSSLSQLPQILFSIAKSLPEKKKKLKANK
- a CDS encoding DUF1761 domain-containing protein, giving the protein MEVNYVAVLVATVLQFVAGAVWYSALFGKLWAKMHGFDKLSKEVQQKMMKSMGPMYAVQFLTTLLTSYVLGLFVVSLPSEWHAFGAAGFFWLGFVLPTVIGTVIWGGTEPKWIVKKIAVQAGALLVCYMIAAAVFYFMS
- a CDS encoding aldo/keto reductase, which encodes MQKNKLGNSDLKVSQLGLGCMGMSEFYGSHDDNDSIKTIHYALENGINFFDTADMYGLGANEMLLGKALQDRRDKAVIATKFGVLRGDDGSFPGLNGKPEYVKLACEKSLQRLKVDQIDLYYLHRVDPNTPIEDTVGAMSELVKEGKVRYIGLSEASEEIIRKAHKVHPITAVQTEYSLWSNDLGAVFTVCRELNIALIAYSPLGRGFLSGKYKSRDDFEKGDFRRDNPRFSDENIAKNLEIVAKVEDIAKSKSATPAQVALAWVMSKGTDVFPLTGTKTIKNLNENIESTNIKLKKDEIEQLDNLQSLVSGSRY
- a CDS encoding GIY-YIG nuclease family protein; this translates as MFYLYFLQSEVSKKYYIGVASNVLIRLGEHNKGGTKSTKPYRPWKIVYIEKYLTKQEAMKREWHLKHPKGFLDKKSIISKLKANGEVA
- a CDS encoding alpha/beta fold hydrolase, encoding MKVFIRLIFIASVLVASYFLFRLFNTPTLNSASLSPDMIGENKGGSISTEPLSIDRMRSVKYLGSQIVIEQNLGVSGAHTEYIASYKSEGLKINALLTVPTGEKPATGWPVIIFNHGYIPPAQYRTNERYTAYVNGFANQGYIVFKPDYRGHGSSEGNPEGAYFSPAYTVDVLNALGSIKQYKDADPNKIGMWGHSLGGNITQRAVVVSGDIKAAVIWGGVVGTYDDMYELWFNRRRNTNEATVQQQQQWRMSRTRFTELHGTPQSNPEYWKEIDPAKHLQFLKTPIQIHHTRGDETVTYRLSEEYAKELKAAGKEHEIYLYEGDDHNITANFNTAMQRSVEFFDKYLKN
- a CDS encoding type II toxin-antitoxin system PemK/MazF family toxin, producing the protein MDKNYLKWHKEKKRINNNQDRVFFSEREVWFCHLGENVGFEQDGRGDSYLRPVIVLKKFNNEICWAIPLTKRVKPNRPFNFVLSFNKGVRSTAILSQIRLLDVKRLKYKIGTVRKNDFISLKEKIRRLIA